The genome window AAAGAGCCATCGCTTCAAAAGAAATTATTCATTTGCGTAGAGGCTTGTATTGCCTTGCGCAAAAATATCGTCGTAATGCGCTAGATCTTTTTGAAGTTGCTCAGAAAATTTATGGTCCATCATATATCAGCCTGGAATCTGCTTTGGCGTATCATGGATGGATCCCGGAAGCGGTTCATACGGTTACAAGTGCTTGTGTTCGTCGATCTAAAGATTTCAAGACATCTGTTGGGAATTTTTCTTATTGTAGAGTTCCGTTAAAGATTTTCTACGAAGGTGTTGAGACAGCGGGGTCTGCACGGCAAGGGATTTTTTTTATCGCAAGGCCGCTTAAGGCTTTGGCGGATTATGTTTATGTTCACAAGAAAGAATGGGAGGGCTTAAGTCCTCTTGTAAGCAGCTTAAGAATAGATCTTGAGAATTTTCGAAGTGTGCGTAAAAAAGAGTTTCTTGAGCTTAAAAAAACATATCCTTCAAAGCGCGTCTGTTGTTTTATCAGATCTATAGAAAAGGAACTGCGCGATGAGCATTAAGATTATCCAGAAACGATTAGAGTCTTATCGGTGCCGTTCGGCTCAGGAAGAGGACCATGCCTTGCGCGAGATCACTCAGGAGGTGGCGCTTGCGGCTCTTGCGCGGTCAGATTTCTACCAAACTGCGTCCTTTCAAGGAGGAACATGTTTGCGGATCTTTTATGGGTTAAACCGCTTTTCTGAGGATCTTGATTTTATTTTAAAAGAGACTAATGGTGCATTTTCTTTTGAAAAATATCTTAAGAATTTATCGATTGAATTTCAAGCCTATGGATATCAGGTTGAGATTGTCGATAGATCTAAGGCTGAGACAACGGTTAAAAAAGCGTTTATTAAAGATGATTCCTTAGGAAAAGTTTTACAGCTACAGCATTTAAAAACTGATCGATCAATGTCGAAGATCAGGATCAAGATTGAGGTCGACACAAATCCACCTCAAGGAAGCTTTTTTGAAAATAAATTTTTAGATTTTCCGTTTGTTTGTGCTTTGACAACCCAAGATATTCCAAGCCTTTTTGCTGGAAAGATCCATGCTTTGCTTTGCCGTGAGTATGTGAAAGGAAGGGATTGGTATGATTTTCTATGGTATGTGAGTTATCGCGCCACTATTAATTTAAAGTTCTTGGAAGCTGCTCTTGAACAAATCGGTCCTTGGGCTGGGCAGAACGTAAAAATTGATGATCAATGGTGTTGCGCTCAGCTAAGTGAAAAGATTTTATCGATTGATTGGCAAGCGGCACGTAATGATGTTGCTCGTTTCATTAAGCCTGCTGAACTGGCATCACTTGATTTGTGGAATGTGGACCTTTTTTTGGATAGGGTCAAGAAACTAGGAGATGTTTAATTTCTTTGTGATTATGTTAACCCAAAAGATCTACCCCCCCCCCTGAGGTGGTCCGTTTGGCGTTCGTTTCGAAGAGTGAGTAAAACGGAGAGAGGTTGTTGTCTCGTTTTAGGATTTTGAATTTAGCTTTTTTCTTAAGAGCCTTATTCTAACTTAAAATCTTTAATCTGTTAGTGGGGAGCAGAATAACAGACCTTTATTTTAAGAATTAAAAACTGGACATTTCTGCTTTTGGTAACGATAGGACATTCTTGCTTTGGCTTGACAGTGAAAAATAATATTATTGACAATATAAGAAATGATGGTATTTTAACACTATATAGAAGTTAACTCAAATTCCTTTAGAGGGCATTATGGGTAATAAAGTTAGAGAGCGTCTGGGTAAGAAAGAAATTGATGTGATATCAAGGCTTTCCTATGAAAAGAAGCGGATCGTCACAAAAGAAGATTTAGATACCTTTTTTAATTTTAGTGATAATGCGCGAAATAAAGTTGTTTATCGATTGAAGAAGAAAGCTATTCTTTTTCCAATTAAGAAGGGAGTATATGTTTTTTCTCCTCTTGAGTACGGTGAACAAGGCGCTGCAATTAATGAGATGCTTGTCCCGCCACAATTTTTCCCACAGGGCAATTATTATATTGGCTATTCAACGATGTTTAATTACTACAATCTCACAGAGCAACTTTTTCAGGTCATTTATGTTTTAAATACATCCTTCCAGAAGAAAAGGAAGATTTGCGGGATTCAATTTAACTTTTTACGAGTACCGGATAATCGTATGTATGGACTTGAGAAAATAAAGATTGAAGGACAGGAAGTTGTAATTAGCTCATTAGAGAAGACGTTGGTAGATCTTGTCTATTTTAATAAGCCGGTTGGAGGACTGAAAGGTGCGCTTGAAATCCTTGATATTGAACTTCAAAAAGAACGCTGCGATGTAAAAAAGTTTATTCGTTTTGCGTCAAGATTTCCTGTTATAAAGATTCGTAAAATAATAGGCGTGGCGTTAGAGGAAAAGGGCTATTCTGATGAAATATTAGCTCCTCTTGTTAGAAGTCTTAAAAATACTGCGATAAGTTCATCGACAGGATCATTTAAGGGGAAATTAAATAAAAAATGGAAAGTTATCATTAATGATCCACAAGAATAAAAAAGAATTTATTGATTTAATTAATATGACTGTTCAAAGAACAGGATTTAGAGCACATCTTTTGGAAAAGGATTATTATTTGACACATCTTCTTTCCAAGATTAATGATCTCTCAGAGGATTTGATCTTTAAAGGAGGGACTTGTCTCAACAAGATTTATTATTCTTACTATCGTTTAAGCGAAGATTTGGATTTTAGTATGAAGTTGTCCGAGGATGCAACAGCTCGAGGGAAGCGGCAAAAATGTATACAGCCGATCAAAGATGGAATTGAAGCCTATGCTAATCAGATTGGAATGACTTTGGGCGATACACAAAATGCAGGGCGAAATGAATCGAAGCAATATGTTTATTATTTTATGTACAAATCCGTTGTTCAGCCAAAAGAACAAGTCATTAAATTTGAGATTGGTCTTAGATTTAATCCGATTCTTGATGTTGAAGCAAGAGAAGTGAAGCATAAATTTTTACATCCGTTTACAGGCAAACCATTATTTGATGGAGGCAAGGTCAATTGTTTGTCTTTGAAAGAAATTGTTAGTGAAAAATTAAGAGCCGCTGCCAATCGAAAGACGATTGCTCCTCGGGATTTCTATGATCTGGATTTTATAGTAAGACAAGGTTTTAATTTGTCTGATAAGCAAGTTTTGAATCTTTTTGTTAAGAAGCTAGAAGAAGACGGTGGCGATACGGATTTAGCAAAATACAGGATCAATCTCGGTCGTTCAGATAAAGAAATTAAAGACATGAAATCGAGGATTGAAAATGAGTTGTTTGATGTTTTGACCGTTAGCGAGAGGGAGAATTTTGATTTGGATAACGCGTTTAAGAGGATCAATAAGGTGATGAGGGAAATCAGGATCTGATATGCCTAAAATTAAGGATCTGTCGAAATACAAAGTCTTAGAAAGTCATTGCCAAGAAGGTGAAGATGAGAAAACGGTACATTTCTCCTGCAGATGCTTCTTGGTGTAGATTTAAAATAGATGCAAGGCCTGTAAAAAGGAAAGAATGAACCTTTATCTTAGAAATTAAAAAACGAAATTTATATTGGTGTTCATCAAGATATTGGTCTTGAGCAGATTGATTATGTTTTCGAAGTTATTAAGGATTTTATCAAAAATAAGATTCGTTAAGAGCGTAAAGTAACAACATTCTGAGAACGACCTATTTCCAAGCGTATTGTCCTAAGTCATTACAGCACAACATTTTTAATCCGGATTTTGCAGAAGCAAAATCCGCCCGTAGGGTCGCAGCGTCGCAACTTGTTGCGACTTGCGGGGTTACCCTCGCCATAAAGCGTTTTGCATTTGAATTCTTTAATTCCCTGTTTTAAGACGAAAAAGATATTCAAATGTAAAATTCGGGTTAATCCTTGACAGAATATTAAAATCTTTTATAATAATGTTCATTAATTGAACATTGATCTTGTTTTTAGAATAAACCGCTGAAGGATTTTGATATGATTGATGAAAGAGAATTTGAACTTGTGAATATTATTGGCTCTGAAATTGTTTCCAATCAAAGAGATCTATCCCACCACGTCAACCTTTCCTTAGGTCAGACAAACATGCTTTTGCGCAGGCTTATTGCTAAGGGCTATATTCGCATAAGAAAAATTGATAAGCGCAGAGTCAAATACTTGCTTACTCCGCAAGGTCTTGCGGAAAAAATGAACAAATCCATCAAATATACCTTAAGGACGATTAATTCTATTAGCCTTATCAAAGAGCGTCTCAAAGATCTTCTGAGAGAAATTTATGAAAAAGGGGAGCGAAAATTTATTGTTATTGGAAAATCTGATTTAGCTATGATGATTGATATAGCTGTAAAGGAGATGAATCTTAAAGATTATTCTTTGGAGCATTTTGAGGTCATTCCTCAAGAAAAAATGGACGGCTTATTTTTAATTTGTAAAGAAAATGTCATTATTGATAAATCAATTACAAATCAGGTTGTTGATTGTATTCATGAATTGGCTAAAGAGCATGGTTTGCAAGAGGATGGCGAGAGCTCTGTTTTTTAGCTCTTGTTTTTTTGATCAGTGCTAAATACTATTTTAACTATTAAGATTTTAGATTTTGAACAATCATGACTAAGCAGAAAAAAATAAAACAAATTCTTTTGACTGGTGCAGATGGATTTATTGGAAGCCATTTGACTGAGGAGTTAGTAAGAGAGGGATATAAAGTTAAGGCTTTTGTTTTTTATAATTCTTTCAATTCTTGGGGATGGCTTGATAGCTTGCCAAAGGAAATCCTTGCAAAGATAGATGTCTTTTGCGGGGACGTGAGAGACCCTAACGGTGTCCGGGAGGCTATGAGGGGCTGTGAAATGGTTTTTCATTTGGCGGCATTAATCGGCATCCCATTTTCCTATCATTCTCCTGATTCGTATGTTGATACAAACATTAAAGGAACCTTAAATGTTTTACAGGCGGCACGAGAGCAGAAGACTGAACGAGTATTGGTAACCTCAACTTCTGAGGTCTATGGAACAGCACAATATGTTCCCATTGATGAAAAACATCCATTGCAAGGACAGTCTCCTTACAGTGCCACAAAGATTTCCGCGGATAAAATCGCCGAATCTTTTTATCGATCGTTTGATTTGCCGGTCACAATTGTTCGGCCTTTTAATACCTATGGTCCGAGACAATCAGCCAGAGCGATTATTCCCACCATCATCACCCAGCTAATTTCAGGAAAAAAAGAAATACAATTAGGCGATTTAACTCCCATGCGGGATCTTAATTATGTGAAAGATGTTTGTCAGGGTTTTATTGAGATCGCGAAATCAGATAAAACAGTTGGGGATGAGATTAATGTTTGTTCAGGAAGTGAGATTTCAATACAGGAGCTCGCAGAAAAATTAATTTCGTTGATCGGCTCTCAGGCTAAAATTATTTGTGATCAGCAAAGGATCCGTCCTGAAAAATCCGAAGTCAGGCGCTTATGCGGCGAAAATGCCAAGATCAAAGAGTTGACAGGATGGAAATCCAGGTATTCTTTGGAGGATGGATTGAAAGAAACAATTAAGTGGTTTTCCAACAAGGAAAACCTTAACCGTTACAAGGCTGATATTTATAATGTCTAAAAAAATTTATTTAGATGATCCATGTATCGGGGAACTGGAAAAAAAATATCTATGCGAAGCTATTGATTCGGGCTTTGTTTCATCGGTGGGTCCTTTTGTGAAACAGTTTGAACAAAAGATGGCCGACTATCTTGGTGTTCCTTCGGCAGTGGCAGTTCAAAGCGGTACCGCGGCCATTCATATGGCTTTACATGAACTGGGGATTGGCCCAGGCGATGAAGTCATTGTTCCCGCACTGACATTCGCGGCAACAGTCAATCCTGTTCTTTATGTCGGAGCGAATCCCGTGATCGTTGATGTTGATTCAAAAACGTGGAATATTGATCCGGATAAGATTAAGAAAGCCGTTACTGAAAAGACCAGAGCGATTATCCCGGTTCATTTATATGGCAACCCCTGCAATATGACAGAAATCATGCAAATCGCCGAGGAACATGGGCTGCATATTATTGAAGATGCCACGGAAAGTTTGGGCGCGACTTTTCAAAATAAGCCTACAGGAACATTTGGTAATTTTGGGTGTTTTAGTTTTAACGGTAACAAACTTATAACAACTGGCGGCGGAGGTTTAATTGTCGGGCGTGATCAGAAAAAAATGGATCATATCCGTTATCTGATCAATCAGGCTAAAGATTCTGATCGCCCAGGATTTCATTCGGAGATGGGCTTTAATTATCGGATGACGAATATTGAGGCGGCATTGGGGCTGGCCCAGTTGGAAAGACTGCAAGAATTTATTGAAAAGAAGAAAAGAATTTTTTCAATTTATGAAGAGTTTTTATCTGACAAGATCGATTTTCAGCAGGAGGAGGCAGGAGGCAGCTCTTCTCGCTGGTTTTCGGCGGGATGGGTAAATGGTCAAAAAGATGTGACTGCTGGTGTTATGAAAGAATACGGACTGCTAGTTAGAGATATTTTTATTCCTTTAACTCAGATGCCTTATTTTAAGAAATATTCAGTTCATTGTTCAATTTCGGATAAAATTTATAATCATGCTCTATGTTTACCGGGTTCAACGATGAATGATGAAAAAGTTATAAAAGAAGCGGTGGTGGCGATTAGAGAGGTGCTCAATGATTAAGCAGGATTTAATTTTAATTGGCGGCGGCGGGCATGCCAAGGTTGTTATTGATGCCTTGAAGGGAAATCAAGAATTCAGGATTACGGGAATTCTTGACAAGAAACAAGGTGATGTTTTAGGAGTGAAAATTGTGGGCGATGATTCTTTACTAGAAAAACTTTATCAGGAAGGGGTCAAGTACGCTTTTATTTCTATCGGTTCAGTAGGTGATTATTGTTTGAGAAAAGAGCTTTTTGAAAAAGCGGTTGAAGTTGGTTTTATTTTTCCGTCATTGATTCATTCGTCTGCGTATGTTTCTTCAGATGTTATGATTGGTCAAGGAACATTTGTCGCGGCCGGGGCTATCATTAATCCTGGTACTGTTATCGGAAATAATGTGATTGTTAATACAAATGCTTCTGTTGATCACGATTGTCGCATAGGTGATTTTGTCCATATCGCTCCCGGAGCGATTTTAGGTGGAAGTGTTATTATTGGAGCGGGTAGTCATGTTGGGATGGGGGCCAGGGTTATTCAGGGGGCAGCGGTACAGGAAAACACATTTATTAAAGCTGGGAGACTCGTTAGATGAGTAAAGTATTTATTATTGCTGAAGCTGGAGTCAACCACAACGGGGATATCAGCATAGCCAGAAAAATGATTGATGCGGCTGCGCTGGCAGGCGCTGATGCTATAAAATTCCAGACATTCAGGGCGGAAGACTGCATTTCCCGAAATGCTGTCAAGGCCGAGTACCAGAAAAAAACAACATCAACGTCCGAGAGCCAGCTTGAGATGATAAAAAAACTCGAGTTGAGCTTCGATCAGCAAAAAGAACTGTTTCAGCATTGCAGATCAAAAGGGATTATGTTTTTGGCTTCGGCTTTTGATTTGGACAGTATTGACTTTCTTAACAGCCTGGGTGTAAGTATTTTTAAAATTCCTTCCGGGGAAATTACGAATCTTCCTAGCCTTGAAAAAATAGCTTCTTTCCATAAAGAAATCATTCTTTCAACGGGGATGGCTGATCTGGAGGAAGTGAGGATCGCAGTAGATTTGCTGCTTAACGCCGGATCAAGCAGAGAAAGAATATCCCTTCTTCACTGTTGCACTGAGTACCCTGCTCCTGTTGAAGAAGCCAACCTTAGGGCTATGGAAACGATGCGTAAAGAATTCGGCATTAAAGTAGGTTATTCGGATCATACAGAAGGGATAGAGGTCGCACTGGCTGCAGCTGCTTTGGGTGCGGAAATTATTGAAAAGCACTTCACTTTGGATAAAGAAATGGAAGGCCCTGATCATAGTTCTTCTGCAGATGTGGAAGAACTAAAAAAAATGGTAACAGGGATTAGACGTATTGGATTGTCCTTAGGAGATGGGGTAAAAAAACCTTCATTATCAGAAAAGAAGAATCTGCCAATTGTAAGAAAAAGTATTGTGGCACGTAGATATATTCGAAAAGGCGAAGTTTTTGATGAGCATAACCTGGCGGTTAAACGGCCGGGGATAGGAATAAGTCCTATGCGATGGCATGAGGTTTTGGGTAAAATTTCGCCAAGGGATTTTCAACAAGATGAGATGATTGTTTTATGAGAATTGCGATGAAGAGAAAAATTTGTGTTTTTACCGGAACTCGGGCGGAATATGGATTACTCGCACCGCTCATGAAAAAGATCAGGGACGACCGGGAGCTTTGTCTCCAAACGATCGTATCAGGAGCGCATCTTAGCCGGGAACATGGATTCACTTATAAGGAAATTATCAAAGAAGGCTTTAAAATAGATAAAAAAATCGCCATTGATTTGAATTCGGATACAGAGACTGGAGTGGCGCGTTCTTTTGGTCTTGGTGTAGAACATTTTGCCAAAGCCTTAACACAACTAAGGCCTCATATTGTTGTTATTTTAGGTGATCGCTACGAAGCCTTTGCGATGGCTACTGCCGCTATGATTTGCCGCGTTCCGATTGCGCATTTGTACGGAGGAGAGGTAACGATTGGAGCAATTGATGAAGCTATTCGTCATTCGATTACTAAAATGAGCCATTTTCATTTTGTTGCGACAAAAGAATATCGTCAAAGGGTTATTCAACTTGGTGAAAATTCAAAGAGTGTTCTTAATGTTGGAGCTTTGGGGGTGGATAATATTAAGGAGTTAAATCTTCTTTCGAAAAAAGAATTGGAGCAGCGCCTGGGATTTTCTTTTGATAAGCGTAATTTGTTGATTACATATCATCCGGTCACGCTAGAGAAAGGATCAGAAAAGAAAAGCATGTGGATATTATTGTCTGTACTTAATGGATTAAAAAACACACGTTTGATTTTTACCAAAGCCAATGCAGATATGGGTGGGTGCGTGATTAACAGCTTGATTGAAGATTATGTTAGAAAGAATAGGCATAAAGCAGTGTGTTTTACTTCGTTAGGGCAATTGAATTATTTGTCAGCGATGAAATATGTAGATGCGGTGGTAGGCAATTCGTCGAGCGGGATTATTGAAGCGTCGAGTTTTAAGATTGGCACGATTGACATCGGCAACAGGCAGGCAGGACGCATTAAAGCGGATAGCGTGATTTCATGTGGTTTGCAAAAAGCGTCATTAGAAAAGGCGTTTCGAAAGTTATATTCTAAAAGGTTTCAAGAGGTTCTTTTGCGGGTTGTTAATCCCTATGGGAATGGCCGTGTTGCTTCGCGCATTGTTGACAAGTTAAAAAGTATTGACCTTGATGGAATTTTGAAGAAAAAATTTTATGATTTAAAGTGTACGGGTAAGCGCAGATGAAAAAAATTCTCATTATCGGATTAGGATCTATTGGTCAGCGGTATGCATCGCTATTGCATCAACATGGTGGACTTGAAATTTTTGCCCTCCGCCAGCAAGGCAATGATGTGGTTGAAGGTGTAAAGAATTTGTATTCGTGGGATGAGGTGGCCTCGGCGAAACCGGATATCGCTTTTATTACTAATCCGACGTCATTGCATATTGCAACGGCCATTCAATGTGCGCGTTTGGGCATGCATTTGTTTATTGAAAAGCCTTTGGATAAGAATCTTTTAGCGTTTGATGAATTGCATGCGATTGTCAAAGAACAGCAGTTACAGTGCTATGTGGCCTATAACCTTCGGTTTCATCCGGGAATACTAGATCTTAAAGAGGTGCTTTCTCAAGAATCGTATTATTATGCCCATATTCTTAATTCTTCTTATTTGCCGGCTTGGCGTCCAGGGGCGGATTATTGGAAAAATTACAGCGGCCAAGCGCTTTTTGGGGGAGGAGTGCTTCTTGATCTCTCTCATGAAT of Candidatus Omnitrophota bacterium contains these proteins:
- a CDS encoding nucleotidyl transferase AbiEii/AbiGii toxin family protein, translating into MIHKNKKEFIDLINMTVQRTGFRAHLLEKDYYLTHLLSKINDLSEDLIFKGGTCLNKIYYSYYRLSEDLDFSMKLSEDATARGKRQKCIQPIKDGIEAYANQIGMTLGDTQNAGRNESKQYVYYFMYKSVVQPKEQVIKFEIGLRFNPILDVEAREVKHKFLHPFTGKPLFDGGKVNCLSLKEIVSEKLRAAANRKTIAPRDFYDLDFIVRQGFNLSDKQVLNLFVKKLEEDGGDTDLAKYRINLGRSDKEIKDMKSRIENELFDVLTVSERENFDLDNAFKRINKVMREIRI
- a CDS encoding winged helix-turn-helix transcriptional regulator: MIDEREFELVNIIGSEIVSNQRDLSHHVNLSLGQTNMLLRRLIAKGYIRIRKIDKRRVKYLLTPQGLAEKMNKSIKYTLRTINSISLIKERLKDLLREIYEKGERKFIVIGKSDLAMMIDIAVKEMNLKDYSLEHFEVIPQEKMDGLFLICKENVIIDKSITNQVVDCIHELAKEHGLQEDGESSVF
- a CDS encoding nucleotidyl transferase AbiEii/AbiGii toxin family protein, producing MSIKIIQKRLESYRCRSAQEEDHALREITQEVALAALARSDFYQTASFQGGTCLRIFYGLNRFSEDLDFILKETNGAFSFEKYLKNLSIEFQAYGYQVEIVDRSKAETTVKKAFIKDDSLGKVLQLQHLKTDRSMSKIRIKIEVDTNPPQGSFFENKFLDFPFVCALTTQDIPSLFAGKIHALLCREYVKGRDWYDFLWYVSYRATINLKFLEAALEQIGPWAGQNVKIDDQWCCAQLSEKILSIDWQAARNDVARFIKPAELASLDLWNVDLFLDRVKKLGDV
- a CDS encoding type IV toxin-antitoxin system AbiEi family antitoxin, encoding MGNKVRERLGKKEIDVISRLSYEKKRIVTKEDLDTFFNFSDNARNKVVYRLKKKAILFPIKKGVYVFSPLEYGEQGAAINEMLVPPQFFPQGNYYIGYSTMFNYYNLTEQLFQVIYVLNTSFQKKRKICGIQFNFLRVPDNRMYGLEKIKIEGQEVVISSLEKTLVDLVYFNKPVGGLKGALEILDIELQKERCDVKKFIRFASRFPVIKIRKIIGVALEEKGYSDEILAPLVRSLKNTAISSSTGSFKGKLNKKWKVIINDPQE
- a CDS encoding Gfo/Idh/MocA family oxidoreductase, whose product is MKKILIIGLGSIGQRYASLLHQHGGLEIFALRQQGNDVVEGVKNLYSWDEVASAKPDIAFITNPTSLHIATAIQCARLGMHLFIEKPLDKNLLAFDELHAIVKEQQLQCYVAYNLRFHPGILDLKEVLSQESYYYAHILNSSYLPAWRPGADYWKNYSGQALFGGGVLLDLSHELDYAQFLFGEIQHIEGYFEHSSDLKIDVEDTADLSVFFINQRRIQIHLDFCSLPVERVIKVFGQKSVYIVDLIKNTFQTYSYDGSIKEVNYEIDRNAMYARQIDYFLIGLRNETSVDNLEESAKLLKCIIEFKAGKK
- the neuB gene encoding N-acetylneuraminate synthase, whose translation is MSKVFIIAEAGVNHNGDISIARKMIDAAALAGADAIKFQTFRAEDCISRNAVKAEYQKKTTSTSESQLEMIKKLELSFDQQKELFQHCRSKGIMFLASAFDLDSIDFLNSLGVSIFKIPSGEITNLPSLEKIASFHKEIILSTGMADLEEVRIAVDLLLNAGSSRERISLLHCCTEYPAPVEEANLRAMETMRKEFGIKVGYSDHTEGIEVALAAAALGAEIIEKHFTLDKEMEGPDHSSSADVEELKKMVTGIRRIGLSLGDGVKKPSLSEKKNLPIVRKSIVARRYIRKGEVFDEHNLAVKRPGIGISPMRWHEVLGKISPRDFQQDEMIVL
- a CDS encoding aminotransferase class I/II-fold pyridoxal phosphate-dependent enzyme gives rise to the protein MSKKIYLDDPCIGELEKKYLCEAIDSGFVSSVGPFVKQFEQKMADYLGVPSAVAVQSGTAAIHMALHELGIGPGDEVIVPALTFAATVNPVLYVGANPVIVDVDSKTWNIDPDKIKKAVTEKTRAIIPVHLYGNPCNMTEIMQIAEEHGLHIIEDATESLGATFQNKPTGTFGNFGCFSFNGNKLITTGGGGLIVGRDQKKMDHIRYLINQAKDSDRPGFHSEMGFNYRMTNIEAALGLAQLERLQEFIEKKKRIFSIYEEFLSDKIDFQQEEAGGSSSRWFSAGWVNGQKDVTAGVMKEYGLLVRDIFIPLTQMPYFKKYSVHCSISDKIYNHALCLPGSTMNDEKVIKEAVVAIREVLND
- the neuC gene encoding UDP-N-acetylglucosamine 2-epimerase, translated to MKRKICVFTGTRAEYGLLAPLMKKIRDDRELCLQTIVSGAHLSREHGFTYKEIIKEGFKIDKKIAIDLNSDTETGVARSFGLGVEHFAKALTQLRPHIVVILGDRYEAFAMATAAMICRVPIAHLYGGEVTIGAIDEAIRHSITKMSHFHFVATKEYRQRVIQLGENSKSVLNVGALGVDNIKELNLLSKKELEQRLGFSFDKRNLLITYHPVTLEKGSEKKSMWILLSVLNGLKNTRLIFTKANADMGGCVINSLIEDYVRKNRHKAVCFTSLGQLNYLSAMKYVDAVVGNSSSGIIEASSFKIGTIDIGNRQAGRIKADSVISCGLQKASLEKAFRKLYSKRFQEVLLRVVNPYGNGRVASRIVDKLKSIDLDGILKKKFYDLKCTGKRR
- a CDS encoding NAD-dependent 4,6-dehydratase LegB, producing MKQILLTGADGFIGSHLTEELVREGYKVKAFVFYNSFNSWGWLDSLPKEILAKIDVFCGDVRDPNGVREAMRGCEMVFHLAALIGIPFSYHSPDSYVDTNIKGTLNVLQAAREQKTERVLVTSTSEVYGTAQYVPIDEKHPLQGQSPYSATKISADKIAESFYRSFDLPVTIVRPFNTYGPRQSARAIIPTIITQLISGKKEIQLGDLTPMRDLNYVKDVCQGFIEIAKSDKTVGDEINVCSGSEISIQELAEKLISLIGSQAKIICDQQRIRPEKSEVRRLCGENAKIKELTGWKSRYSLEDGLKETIKWFSNKENLNRYKADIYNV
- a CDS encoding acetyltransferase, with protein sequence MIKQDLILIGGGGHAKVVIDALKGNQEFRITGILDKKQGDVLGVKIVGDDSLLEKLYQEGVKYAFISIGSVGDYCLRKELFEKAVEVGFIFPSLIHSSAYVSSDVMIGQGTFVAAGAIINPGTVIGNNVIVNTNASVDHDCRIGDFVHIAPGAILGGSVIIGAGSHVGMGARVIQGAAVQENTFIKAGRLVR